A window of the Mucilaginibacter sp. cycad4 genome harbors these coding sequences:
- a CDS encoding 2,3,4,5-tetrahydropyridine-2,6-dicarboxylate N-succinyltransferase, giving the protein MQDLKKLIEEAWEDRNLLNYNEYTNAIETVIDRLDKGEIRVAEPIGSRWHVNEWIKKAVVLYFPTRQMEEIKTGPFVFHDKMKLKTDYKQTGVRVVPHGIARYGAHLAKGVIMMPSYVNIGAYVDEGTMVDTWATVGSCAQIGKHVHLSGGVGIGGVLEPLQAAPVIIEDNCFIGSRAIVVEGVHVEHEAVLGANVVLTASTKIIDVTHSTPVEYKGRVPARSVVIPGSYTKKFAAGEYQVPCALIIGTRKESTDKKTSLNDALRENNVAV; this is encoded by the coding sequence ATGCAAGATCTTAAAAAACTGATTGAAGAGGCCTGGGAAGACAGGAACCTGCTGAACTATAATGAATACACCAACGCCATTGAAACCGTTATTGACCGTTTGGACAAAGGCGAGATCCGTGTGGCCGAGCCCATTGGCTCACGCTGGCATGTAAATGAGTGGATTAAAAAGGCGGTTGTTTTGTATTTTCCTACCAGGCAGATGGAAGAAATTAAAACCGGTCCTTTTGTTTTTCATGACAAAATGAAGCTCAAAACCGATTACAAACAAACCGGCGTTCGTGTGGTGCCTCATGGTATTGCCCGTTATGGTGCCCACCTTGCCAAAGGCGTTATCATGATGCCATCGTATGTAAACATTGGTGCTTATGTTGATGAAGGCACCATGGTTGATACCTGGGCTACCGTAGGCTCATGTGCGCAGATAGGCAAACACGTACACTTAAGCGGTGGCGTTGGCATTGGCGGTGTGTTGGAGCCTCTGCAAGCAGCACCCGTTATTATTGAAGATAATTGCTTCATTGGCTCACGTGCCATTGTTGTTGAAGGCGTACATGTTGAGCATGAGGCCGTATTAGGTGCAAACGTGGTATTAACCGCATCAACTAAAATTATCGACGTTACGCATAGCACCCCTGTTGAATATAAAGGCCGTGTACCTGCCCGTTCGGTAGTAATTCCGGGTTCATATACCAAAAAATTTGCCGCCGGCGAATACCAGGTGCCTTGCGCCCTGATTATCGGTACCCGCAAGGAATCAACCGATAAAAAAACGTCATTGAATGACGCCCTGCGTGAAAACAACGTAGCGGTATAG
- a CDS encoding RNA-binding S4 domain-containing protein, translating into MAEKEKLRIDKYLWAIRAFKTRTLASDACKAGRIKLDGKNIKPSYEVKIGDVYQVAKGIERKVVKVTGLLENRVDAKTAVNFYEDITPVEQTQAFKSMFHAPILKRDRGTGRPTKADRREIDDLKDNFFEEKEENQD; encoded by the coding sequence ATGGCCGAAAAAGAGAAACTGAGAATAGATAAATACCTGTGGGCCATCCGCGCTTTTAAAACACGTACGCTGGCTTCTGATGCCTGCAAAGCCGGGCGTATAAAGCTGGATGGTAAAAACATCAAACCATCGTACGAGGTGAAAATTGGTGATGTTTACCAGGTAGCAAAAGGCATTGAACGCAAGGTAGTAAAGGTAACCGGCTTGCTCGAAAACCGGGTGGATGCCAAAACTGCTGTGAATTTTTATGAAGATATAACCCCGGTTGAACAAACCCAGGCCTTTAAATCAATGTTCCATGCCCCGATACTTAAGAGGGATCGTGGGACTGGCCGCCCCACCAAGGCCGACAGGCGCGAGATTGATGACCTGAAAGATAATTTTTTTGAGGAAAAGGAAGAGAACCAGGATTAG
- a CDS encoding nucleoside deaminase: protein MENTAHEKFMRIAIELAEDNVKRGIGGPFGAVIVKDGMIVARSANRVVPTNDPTAHAEVSVIRLACQELETYNLAGCEIYTSCEPCPMCLGAIYWARIDKIYYANTKADAAAIGFDDHFIYDELGCTMEKRKLPFVQILRNEALTAFKLWETNEHKEHY from the coding sequence ATGGAGAATACGGCACACGAAAAATTTATGCGCATAGCCATTGAGTTGGCTGAAGACAATGTAAAGCGCGGAATAGGCGGCCCTTTTGGGGCTGTAATTGTTAAGGATGGCATGATCGTAGCCCGCAGTGCCAACCGTGTTGTGCCCACGAATGACCCTACCGCACATGCCGAAGTTTCGGTGATCCGCCTGGCCTGCCAGGAGCTGGAAACCTATAATTTAGCGGGCTGTGAAATTTATACCAGCTGCGAGCCCTGCCCTATGTGCCTTGGCGCCATTTACTGGGCCCGGATTGATAAAATTTATTACGCCAATACCAAAGCCGATGCCGCCGCGATAGGTTTCGACGATCATTTTATTTATGATGAACTGGGCTGCACGATGGAAAAACGCAAACTCCCTTTTGTGCAGATCCTCCGTAATGAAGCGTTAACCGCCTTTAAACTTTGGGAAACAAATGAGCATAAGGAGCATTATTGA
- a CDS encoding glycosyltransferase family 1 protein, producing the protein MKIGYDAKRAFYNNTGLGNYSRWLIKGIASLNPSHILYLYTPKAKANPRLNFVGDFPNIRTVAPKSKWFTSWWRSKGIIKDLKRDGIELYHGLSHELPSGIEQTGIKSVVTVHDLIFMRYPKHFGAVNYRIYLAKVKHACRVADQIIAISQKTKNDLVELLGINPKKIEVIYQGCDPSFAIEQTAAQKSAVKEKYNLPNRFILSVGTIEERKNLLLTVKALKNIDDITLVVVGKETQYTEQVKAYLTVHHLNHRVMFLKDVTFAELPAVYQLASVFVYPSRYEGFGIPVLEALNSGTPVIAATGSCLEEAGGPDSLYVNPDDDAGLAEKLNSVLNDEGLRQNMIIKGRAYAANFTDDKLSEQLMQLYQNILNHA; encoded by the coding sequence ATGAAGATAGGATACGATGCTAAACGGGCTTTTTACAATAATACCGGCTTAGGTAATTACAGCCGCTGGTTAATTAAAGGCATAGCGTCGCTCAATCCATCCCACATCCTTTATTTATATACGCCAAAGGCAAAAGCCAATCCCCGGCTTAATTTTGTTGGCGATTTTCCCAACATCCGCACTGTTGCCCCAAAAAGCAAATGGTTCACTTCCTGGTGGCGCAGTAAAGGAATTATTAAAGATCTAAAACGCGATGGCATTGAACTGTACCATGGTTTAAGCCACGAGCTGCCTTCGGGTATCGAACAAACCGGCATTAAGTCGGTTGTTACCGTGCATGACCTTATCTTTATGCGTTACCCAAAACATTTTGGTGCAGTTAACTACCGCATTTACCTTGCTAAGGTTAAACATGCCTGCCGCGTTGCGGATCAAATTATCGCTATAAGCCAAAAAACAAAAAACGATTTGGTTGAACTGCTCGGCATTAACCCCAAAAAAATCGAGGTTATTTACCAGGGATGCGACCCTTCGTTTGCTATTGAGCAAACCGCCGCGCAAAAATCGGCAGTAAAAGAAAAATACAATTTGCCTAACCGCTTTATATTAAGTGTTGGCACTATCGAAGAACGCAAAAACCTGCTGCTAACCGTTAAGGCTTTAAAAAATATCGATGATATAACATTAGTAGTAGTTGGCAAGGAAACCCAATACACAGAACAAGTTAAAGCTTATTTAACAGTCCACCATTTAAACCACCGGGTAATGTTTTTAAAAGATGTTACCTTTGCAGAGTTACCTGCTGTTTACCAACTGGCATCGGTATTTGTTTATCCATCACGGTACGAAGGCTTCGGCATTCCGGTATTGGAAGCCTTAAACTCCGGCACCCCGGTTATAGCGGCAACAGGCTCCTGCCTTGAAGAAGCCGGCGGCCCGGACAGCCTATATGTTAACCCCGATGATGATGCCGGTCTTGCCGAAAAACTAAACAGCGTGCTTAACGATGAGGGCTTAAGGCAAAACATGATAATTAAAGGCCGCGCTTATGCAGCCAATTTTACTGATGATAAACTAAGCGAGCAATTAATGCAGCTTTACCAAAATATTTTGAACCATGCTTAG
- the miaA gene encoding tRNA (adenosine(37)-N6)-dimethylallyltransferase MiaA, with translation MNSHSPTLIVVAGPTAVGKTAAAIKLAQHFNTAVASADSRQFFREMSIGTAKPDAEELAAAQHYFINSHSITESFSVGDFEKQGLTLLNELFKTHDKVILAGGSGLYIKAICEGFDDLPVADIAVRDKLNRQLEEEGITPLQEKLKQADPDYYAQVDINNPQRIIRALEVFETTGKPFSSYRNATINKRPFNIIKLALDMQRANLYDRINLRVDLMVKQGLIDEVKSLLPFRDLNALNTVGYSELFDCFDGKITLDEALLLIKQNTRRFAKRQLTWFRKDKSFIWFDAGAPDVIDQMIKTIETLT, from the coding sequence ATGAACTCTCATTCTCCAACCCTTATTGTAGTTGCCGGGCCTACCGCGGTGGGTAAAACGGCGGCGGCCATTAAGCTGGCACAACACTTCAATACGGCTGTAGCTTCGGCCGATTCAAGGCAGTTTTTCAGGGAGATGAGCATTGGCACCGCTAAACCCGATGCTGAAGAGTTAGCCGCAGCCCAACATTACTTTATCAATTCGCATTCCATAACCGAAAGCTTTTCTGTTGGCGACTTTGAAAAGCAGGGGCTTACACTGTTAAATGAGCTTTTTAAAACACACGATAAAGTGATCCTGGCCGGGGGATCGGGCCTGTATATTAAAGCTATTTGCGAAGGCTTTGATGATTTACCTGTTGCCGATATTGCTGTACGCGATAAACTAAACCGGCAACTTGAAGAAGAAGGGATCACCCCATTACAGGAAAAGCTAAAACAAGCCGACCCTGATTATTATGCCCAGGTTGATATAAACAACCCTCAGCGAATTATAAGGGCATTAGAGGTTTTTGAAACAACGGGCAAACCTTTTTCATCTTACCGCAACGCTACCATTAACAAACGGCCTTTCAACATCATAAAACTGGCGCTTGATATGCAGCGGGCTAACTTGTATGACCGAATTAATCTTAGAGTTGATCTGATGGTTAAACAGGGCCTCATAGACGAAGTAAAATCTCTTCTGCCCTTCCGTGATTTAAATGCGTTAAATACGGTTGGCTATTCGGAGCTGTTTGATTGCTTTGACGGCAAAATCACCCTTGATGAAGCACTTTTACTTATAAAACAAAATACCAGGCGCTTTGCTAAAAGACAACTCACCTGGTTCAGAAAAGATAAAAGTTTTATTTGGTTTGATGCCGGGGCTCCCGACGTTATTGACCAGATGATCAAAACCATTGAAACCCTGACATAA
- a CDS encoding OmpH family outer membrane protein: protein MKTSASTLTKLTLGLAIAGSIAACSQNKTADKPAAATTATPDKETIVYVNSDSLLSKYDYFKDMSKRLEDKGKASQTDLQNRGQAFQRQVAEYQKNQATMPADQRQATEQQLQRKQQELQGYSQNAGAEFQNEQASENAKLYDKIADFVKGYAKEKGYKLVLTYSKANPTVLYGDPSLDVTVDVAKRLNEAYAKDKK, encoded by the coding sequence ATGAAAACCAGTGCTTCAACTTTAACCAAGCTTACGTTAGGATTAGCCATTGCAGGCAGCATTGCCGCTTGCAGCCAAAATAAAACTGCCGATAAACCGGCTGCTGCAACCACAGCAACTCCCGATAAAGAAACCATTGTTTATGTAAACTCCGATTCTTTATTAAGCAAGTACGATTACTTTAAGGATATGTCAAAACGCCTTGAAGACAAAGGCAAAGCATCACAAACCGATCTGCAAAACCGCGGCCAGGCTTTTCAGCGCCAGGTTGCCGAGTACCAGAAAAACCAGGCTACTATGCCGGCCGATCAGCGCCAGGCTACCGAGCAACAGTTACAGCGTAAACAACAGGAATTACAAGGCTACTCTCAAAATGCAGGTGCCGAATTCCAAAACGAGCAAGCCTCTGAAAATGCTAAACTGTATGATAAAATTGCCGATTTTGTAAAAGGTTATGCTAAAGAAAAAGGCTACAAACTGGTGTTAACCTATTCAAAAGCCAATCCAACCGTATTATATGGTGATCCATCTTTAGATGTTACCGTTGACGTTGCCAAACGCCTTAACGAAGCCTACGCTAAAGACAAAAAATAA
- a CDS encoding HD domain-containing protein — MQQHLRHPVFSVISRLAGEQNVQAYAIGGFVRDIFLNRPSKDIDIVIIGNGIAFAETVAANLKVKLAVYKNFGTASLKYHDLEVEFVGARKESYRRDSRKPIVENGTLEDDQKRRDFTINALAISLHPDTFGELLDPFNGIADLENKLIRTPLNPNETFSDDPLRMMRAIRFATQLNFRIDDIAVEAIKTTADRISIISQERITDELNKIILSPVPSIGFNYLFDTGLLHKIFPQMVALYGVDYVDGKGHKDNFYHTLQVLDNICETTDDLWLRWAAILHDIAKPATKRFEPGHGWTFHGHEDRGARMVPKIFAQLKLPLNEKMKQVQKLVQLHLRPIVLSQSVVTDSAVRRLLFEAGDDIEALMLLCKADITTKNEYKVKKYRNNFELVQQKLKDVEERDSIRNWQPPVTGNDIMTMFGIKEGREVGIIKNQIREAILEGEIPNNREAALTFTISKGMEIGLKVVTDPN; from the coding sequence ATGCAGCAACACCTCAGGCATCCCGTATTTTCTGTTATATCCCGTTTAGCGGGCGAACAAAATGTACAGGCCTATGCCATAGGTGGTTTTGTGCGCGATATTTTCCTGAACCGCCCGTCCAAGGATATCGATATTGTAATTATTGGTAACGGTATTGCTTTTGCAGAAACAGTGGCAGCTAATCTTAAAGTTAAGCTGGCAGTTTATAAAAACTTCGGTACGGCATCACTTAAATATCATGACCTGGAAGTAGAGTTTGTTGGCGCCCGTAAGGAATCATACCGTCGTGATTCGCGCAAGCCAATTGTGGAAAACGGCACTCTGGAAGATGATCAGAAACGCCGCGATTTTACGATTAACGCGCTGGCCATCTCGCTCCACCCGGATACTTTTGGTGAACTGCTTGATCCTTTCAACGGCATAGCCGACCTGGAAAACAAGCTGATCCGCACGCCGCTTAATCCTAACGAAACGTTTTCTGACGATCCGCTGCGCATGATGCGCGCCATCCGTTTTGCCACTCAGCTCAATTTCAGGATTGATGATATCGCTGTTGAAGCTATTAAAACCACTGCCGACAGGATCAGTATTATATCGCAGGAGCGGATTACCGATGAGCTAAATAAGATCATCCTATCGCCGGTACCGTCCATCGGCTTTAATTATTTGTTTGATACCGGGCTGCTGCACAAGATCTTCCCGCAAATGGTAGCCCTTTACGGGGTCGACTATGTAGATGGCAAAGGTCATAAAGATAATTTTTACCATACCCTGCAGGTACTTGATAACATTTGCGAAACCACCGATGACCTTTGGTTACGCTGGGCTGCCATATTGCACGATATAGCCAAACCGGCCACCAAACGTTTTGAACCCGGCCACGGCTGGACCTTTCATGGCCATGAAGACCGTGGCGCACGCATGGTGCCCAAGATCTTCGCCCAGCTTAAACTGCCGCTCAATGAAAAAATGAAGCAGGTTCAAAAACTGGTGCAGCTGCATTTAAGGCCGATAGTGCTTTCCCAATCCGTAGTTACCGATTCGGCAGTGCGGCGTTTGCTTTTTGAGGCAGGAGATGATATTGAAGCACTCATGTTGTTGTGTAAAGCAGACATCACCACTAAAAATGAATATAAGGTTAAAAAGTATCGTAACAATTTTGAGCTTGTTCAACAAAAATTAAAAGATGTTGAGGAGCGCGATAGCATCCGTAACTGGCAGCCGCCGGTTACAGGCAATGATATTATGACCATGTTTGGTATAAAAGAAGGCCGGGAGGTAGGAATAATCAAAAATCAGATCAGGGAAGCTATATTAGAAGGCGAAATTCCCAACAATCGCGAGGCCGCATTAACCTTTACAATTAGCAAAGGCATGGAAATTGGCTTAAAAGTTGTGACTGACCCAAATTAA
- the gyrB gene encoding DNA topoisomerase (ATP-hydrolyzing) subunit B — protein sequence MSEEIQDKSNYSADNIQVLEGLEAVRKRPSMYIGDTGVKGLHHLVYEVVDNSIDEALAGYCDDIKVTIHVGNSITVSDNGRGIPTGINTKEGKSALEIVMTVLHAGGKFDKDTYKVSGGLHGVGVSCVNALSTHVRTLVHREGKIFTQEYERGKPMFDVKEIGVSDKTGTIQTFQPDPEIFTTTTEYKYDTLAARLRELSFLNKGIRLSLTDERETQEDGTFRSEVFFSEGGLREFVKFLDGTRTSIIPEPIYVDGNKGGIPVELALQYNDTYSENVFSYVNNINTIEGGTHVAGFRRGLTRTLKAYADKEGLLKNVKVEISGDDFREGLTAIISVKVQEPQFEGQTKSKLGNNEVMGAVDVAVGEILGNFLEENPKEARLIVNKVILAATARAAARKAREMVQRKSVMTGSGLPGKLSDCANSDPTLCELFLVEGDSAGGTAKQGRNREYQAILPLRGKILNVEKAMEHKIYENEEIKNMFTGLGVSRGTPEDDKALNLTKLRYHKIIIMTDADVDGSHITTLILTFFFRYMKELVEAGYVYIASPPLYQVKKGKEYEYCWNDVQRDAAIQRLKGAGKEDSVHVQRYKGLGEMNDIQLWDTTMNPATRTLKRATIENAAECDHTFSMLMGDEVAPRREFIERNAKYAKIDS from the coding sequence ATGAGCGAAGAAATTCAGGACAAATCCAATTATTCAGCAGATAATATACAGGTTTTAGAAGGTTTAGAGGCGGTGCGCAAGCGTCCGTCGATGTACATTGGTGATACGGGCGTTAAAGGTTTGCACCACCTTGTATATGAAGTAGTTGATAACTCTATCGACGAAGCTCTTGCCGGTTACTGTGATGATATTAAAGTTACCATACATGTTGGCAATTCCATAACCGTTTCAGATAACGGCCGTGGTATCCCTACGGGTATTAATACAAAAGAAGGTAAATCGGCGCTTGAAATTGTAATGACCGTTTTACACGCCGGTGGTAAATTTGACAAGGATACCTACAAGGTATCGGGTGGTTTGCACGGTGTGGGTGTAAGTTGCGTTAACGCGCTGTCAACCCATGTCAGGACCCTTGTACATCGTGAAGGTAAGATCTTTACACAGGAGTATGAGCGTGGTAAACCTATGTTTGATGTTAAGGAGATAGGGGTATCTGATAAAACAGGTACTATCCAAACTTTCCAGCCCGACCCGGAGATTTTTACTACCACTACCGAATATAAATATGATACGCTGGCTGCCCGTTTGCGCGAGCTTTCATTTTTGAACAAAGGTATCCGTTTGAGCTTAACCGATGAACGCGAAACCCAGGAAGACGGTACTTTCCGTAGCGAGGTGTTTTTCTCAGAAGGCGGTTTGCGCGAATTTGTTAAGTTTTTGGATGGCACCCGTACATCAATTATCCCCGAACCGATTTATGTGGATGGTAACAAAGGCGGTATCCCGGTTGAACTGGCCCTGCAATACAACGACACTTACAGCGAAAACGTTTTTTCGTACGTAAATAATATCAATACCATTGAAGGTGGTACCCACGTAGCGGGTTTCCGCCGTGGTTTAACCCGTACGCTGAAAGCTTATGCCGATAAAGAAGGCTTGCTGAAAAACGTAAAGGTAGAAATCAGTGGCGATGACTTCCGCGAGGGGTTAACTGCCATTATATCGGTAAAAGTTCAGGAACCACAGTTTGAAGGCCAAACCAAAAGCAAGTTGGGTAACAACGAGGTAATGGGTGCGGTTGACGTAGCTGTGGGTGAAATTTTAGGTAACTTTTTAGAGGAAAACCCTAAAGAGGCCCGCCTGATTGTTAATAAAGTAATATTGGCCGCTACTGCCCGCGCCGCTGCCCGCAAAGCGCGCGAAATGGTACAGCGCAAAAGCGTGATGACAGGCTCGGGTTTGCCGGGCAAACTGTCGGATTGTGCCAACAGCGATCCAACCCTTTGTGAGTTATTCCTTGTCGAAGGTGACTCGGCGGGTGGTACCGCCAAGCAAGGCCGTAACCGCGAATACCAGGCTATTTTACCATTACGTGGTAAGATCCTGAACGTGGAGAAAGCCATGGAGCATAAAATTTACGAAAACGAGGAGATCAAGAACATGTTTACCGGTTTGGGTGTAAGCCGCGGTACGCCTGAAGATGATAAAGCCCTAAACTTAACCAAACTCCGTTATCACAAGATCATCATCATGACGGATGCGGACGTGGACGGTTCGCACATTACCACGCTGATCCTTACTTTCTTTTTCCGTTATATGAAGGAGCTGGTTGAGGCCGGTTATGTGTATATTGCTTCGCCGCCGCTTTACCAGGTTAAAAAAGGTAAAGAGTATGAATACTGCTGGAATGATGTGCAGCGTGATGCCGCCATACAACGCCTTAAAGGTGCCGGTAAGGAAGATAGCGTACATGTGCAACGTTACAAAGGTTTGGGTGAGATGAACGATATTCAGCTTTGGGATACTACCATGAACCCGGCAACCCGTACACTTAAACGTGCTACCATTGAAAACGCCGCCGAATGCGACCATACTTTCAGCATGCTGATGGGTGATGAAGTTGCACCTCGCCGCGAGTTCATTGAGCGCAACGCTAAATACGCTAAGATAGATTCATAA
- a CDS encoding L-threonylcarbamoyladenylate synthase has protein sequence MLRDEVARAFKIVQEGGIILYPTDTIWGIGCDATNTEAIQKIYRLKQRDEAKSMIILLDTENKLESYISEVNPLAFELIEYAENPLTLVMPGAKNISPALIAADGSVGIRVVKDTLFCQQLIQRLRKPLVSTSANISGKPSPQYFSQIDQEIIDGVDYVVDLEQHSKEIKTPSTIMRLAPDGRFEFLRR, from the coding sequence ATGCTTAGAGACGAAGTAGCCAGGGCTTTTAAAATAGTACAAGAGGGTGGCATTATCCTTTACCCTACTGATACTATTTGGGGAATAGGCTGTGATGCCACCAATACCGAAGCCATTCAAAAGATCTATCGCCTGAAACAGCGCGATGAGGCCAAAAGCATGATCATTTTGCTGGATACCGAAAACAAGCTGGAAAGTTATATCAGCGAAGTAAACCCGCTGGCCTTTGAACTGATTGAATACGCAGAAAACCCTTTAACACTGGTAATGCCGGGCGCCAAAAACATTTCACCGGCATTAATTGCCGCCGATGGCAGTGTGGGGATCAGGGTTGTAAAAGACACCCTTTTTTGCCAACAACTTATCCAGCGTTTACGCAAACCCTTGGTTTCAACTTCGGCCAATATCAGCGGCAAGCCCTCGCCGCAATATTTTTCGCAGATAGACCAGGAAATTATTGATGGCGTTGATTATGTGGTTGACCTTGAACAGCACAGCAAAGAGATCAAAACTCCCTCAACTATTATGAGGCTGGCTCCTGATGGCAGGTTTGAGTTTTTGAGGCGTTAA